The proteins below are encoded in one region of Metabacillus dongyingensis:
- a CDS encoding DinB family protein, whose translation MNPYVKNALHQIEVANDTIIKIIETLEESDLMKRPTADKHSVGELLKHIAMICHADLLISEGASWEEMAGFYSSAALNNLHDIKEALIKNHIILSERFSQFNEKELHQEMTSYWGTVYTRYEWLLEMAVHLYHHRGQLHAILVHCYKKDPGVMMFE comes from the coding sequence TTGAATCCATATGTTAAAAATGCATTGCATCAAATTGAGGTGGCAAATGACACTATTATTAAGATTATAGAAACGTTAGAAGAAAGTGATTTGATGAAAAGACCGACAGCTGACAAGCATTCCGTCGGAGAGCTGCTCAAACATATTGCAATGATCTGTCATGCAGATCTGCTGATTTCTGAAGGAGCAAGCTGGGAAGAGATGGCCGGCTTCTATTCTTCTGCAGCTTTAAATAACCTCCACGACATAAAAGAAGCATTGATTAAGAATCACATTATTTTATCAGAACGGTTCAGTCAATTTAATGAAAAAGAACTTCATCAGGAAATGACCTCTTATTGGGGAACCGTTTATACCCGGTATGAATGGCTTTTAGAAATGGCAGTTCATTTGTATCATCATCGAGGCCAGCTGCATGCGATCCTTGTGCATTGTTATAAGAAAGATCCCGGGGTTATGATGTTTGAATAG
- a CDS encoding GNAT family N-acetyltransferase: protein MFLHKIDDELSLKLIDLPDADKLFKLTDHSRNHLRNWLPWLDFTTKQEDTKSFIEGCLRAYAENKSLNAVILYKGELAGTAGFNQINWSNRTAYIGYWLGAEFQGNGIMTKVAGALTDIAFQEYNLNKVEIRAAVLNTKSRSIPERLGFVHEGNIRQAEWLYDHFVDHAVYGMLANEWKQK, encoded by the coding sequence ATGTTTTTACATAAGATTGATGATGAACTATCACTAAAATTAATAGATTTGCCGGATGCTGATAAGCTTTTCAAATTGACAGACCATTCAAGAAACCATTTGAGAAATTGGCTTCCGTGGCTGGATTTCACAACAAAACAGGAAGACACAAAATCATTCATTGAAGGGTGTCTGCGGGCTTATGCAGAAAATAAAAGCCTGAATGCAGTTATTTTATATAAAGGTGAACTCGCAGGAACAGCAGGCTTTAACCAAATCAACTGGTCAAACAGGACAGCTTATATCGGATATTGGCTCGGGGCAGAGTTTCAGGGCAATGGCATTATGACAAAAGTTGCCGGAGCATTGACCGATATAGCCTTTCAGGAATACAACTTGAACAAAGTTGAAATCCGGGCTGCTGTTTTGAACACGAAAAGCAGAAGCATCCCCGAACGACTTGGCTTTGTGCATGAAGGAAACATCAGACAAGCTGAATGGCTCTATGATCATTTCGTTGATCATGCCGTGTATGGGATGCTTGCTAATGAGTGGAAGCAAAAATAA
- a CDS encoding efflux RND transporter permease subunit has product MFEHFLKRGKLIIILFFMIILVGGYLFYQLPKRELPEFSANIVSISTVYPGADASVVESDVTEVLEDVFKNSEGIASINSVSAQEFSTVIIEVDDSEDFEKISSNIKQNVSDNVSKLPEGAFDPEVKNAAADLPVGSYMITAGDMNTLESSQEEILDLKEKVLDLDGVSGVTIKGFNEKEAILKLDSDKLSDKGLNVSTIIDAINNEYKTTPLGETKQDGENVGLSLKQYKDVKQIKDLTVQSPITKELIKVSDIAELAFEEKDQEDIVSFNGKPAYSFTVTIDSGLDIPAAFTKVDKEIKDELNLPEGAELETYYSQKADVDTIFDDLIKEAVIAVLAVILITTLGLTLSGAFIVSLAIPLSITLGTMPLPFLDVDLNQISVIGLIIALGILVDDAIVVNDNILRQYKLQKNGNVLQATKDGVKEVWGSIVTSTLAVVFAFLPITLLSGSNGSFIRSLPSVLILTVVASMIISLTLVPVYQYAVNKKRIRSSEKEPGFLGKPLKKLSDFYADILLAKIVKRPVIIGVGGIAATSLIFLLAFYVPFEFFPSANKKEVTLTVTMPTDYTLEETNGVLIELEKDLMDIKETEETAIFAGTGVPGLFSETVENAGQNTGQIVARIDNKAVTADEYIEENKDDLREKYPDAEIFLTTIVQGPPTEAPVTVKLSGEDFYRLNDIKNELAGKIQKADNGLIIDNVKASLSSIQYNLDRDALTENGLDPKFISDQIRLVTEGIPIGTFKSDNKNIDLVMKQDTEIHQEGIQLGEIEVPLQTEGPVPQTAPISDFLETDTIEQYQTIPHENGERTITLKAYPGESETFKEDVAKIVNEFKNQYADEGYSLTLGGENDDQTQFFIEISLLFLVVLVLIYMTIAFQFNSLSLPLLVLGTVYLAVAGAVAGLFVTQTPFSFMATMGIVSLAGIVVRNSVVLFEFIEQRIKAGYGRTEAVLEAGRARIRPILLTAFTALVALLPVAFSSDPLFKPLAISIVSGVLFSTILTLLIVPALYIVVDKLRTKRRKI; this is encoded by the coding sequence ATGTTCGAACATTTTCTTAAACGGGGAAAATTAATCATTATTTTATTTTTTATGATTATTTTAGTTGGCGGGTATTTATTTTATCAGCTTCCTAAACGCGAATTGCCGGAGTTTTCAGCAAATATTGTATCAATATCAACTGTTTATCCAGGAGCGGATGCCTCAGTTGTTGAAAGTGATGTAACGGAGGTTTTAGAAGATGTTTTCAAAAATTCAGAAGGCATTGCAAGCATTAATTCCGTTTCTGCACAGGAATTTTCAACTGTTATCATTGAAGTTGATGATAGTGAAGATTTTGAAAAAATATCCAGTAATATTAAACAAAATGTATCCGACAATGTCTCGAAGCTTCCTGAGGGTGCATTTGATCCTGAAGTAAAAAATGCCGCGGCTGATCTACCGGTTGGTTCATATATGATAACTGCTGGAGATATGAATACACTTGAGAGCAGCCAGGAGGAAATTCTTGATTTAAAAGAAAAGGTTCTCGACCTTGACGGTGTATCAGGCGTTACGATTAAAGGCTTTAATGAAAAAGAAGCCATTTTAAAGCTTGACAGTGATAAGTTATCTGATAAGGGGCTGAATGTCTCTACGATTATTGATGCCATCAATAATGAGTATAAAACGACACCACTAGGCGAAACAAAGCAAGACGGCGAAAATGTCGGCCTTTCGCTGAAACAATATAAAGACGTCAAACAAATAAAAGATCTTACCGTACAATCGCCTATTACAAAAGAGCTAATAAAAGTCAGTGATATCGCCGAGCTTGCTTTTGAGGAGAAGGATCAGGAAGATATTGTTTCTTTTAATGGCAAACCCGCGTATTCTTTTACAGTCACGATCGATTCAGGACTTGATATTCCCGCTGCTTTTACTAAAGTAGACAAAGAAATCAAGGATGAATTGAATTTGCCTGAAGGAGCAGAGCTCGAAACGTATTACTCGCAAAAAGCAGATGTTGATACTATTTTTGATGATTTAATCAAAGAGGCAGTCATTGCGGTGCTTGCCGTTATTCTGATTACAACCCTTGGATTAACATTAAGCGGAGCATTTATCGTTTCACTCGCCATTCCCTTATCTATTACCTTGGGGACAATGCCGCTGCCTTTCCTTGATGTTGACCTGAACCAAATTTCTGTGATCGGGCTGATTATCGCACTTGGAATATTGGTCGATGATGCTATTGTTGTGAATGATAATATTCTGCGTCAATATAAGCTGCAGAAAAATGGAAATGTCCTGCAGGCAACAAAAGATGGCGTTAAAGAGGTATGGGGATCAATTGTCACGTCAACGCTTGCAGTTGTTTTTGCATTCCTGCCGATTACCCTGCTGTCAGGTTCGAATGGGTCATTTATCCGGTCCCTTCCCTCCGTTCTTATCTTAACGGTTGTGGCATCCATGATTATCTCATTGACGCTGGTTCCGGTTTATCAATATGCTGTAAATAAGAAGAGAATTCGTTCAAGCGAGAAAGAACCGGGCTTCTTAGGAAAGCCTCTCAAAAAACTGTCGGACTTTTATGCGGATATTCTCCTTGCGAAAATTGTAAAGCGGCCTGTTATCATTGGCGTCGGCGGAATTGCAGCCACATCTTTGATCTTTTTGCTGGCGTTTTACGTTCCGTTTGAGTTTTTCCCATCCGCTAATAAAAAAGAAGTAACTTTAACTGTCACAATGCCTACAGACTACACTCTTGAAGAAACAAACGGTGTTCTTATAGAGCTGGAAAAAGATTTGATGGATATAAAAGAAACCGAAGAGACAGCGATATTTGCCGGTACCGGGGTACCAGGCCTCTTTAGTGAAACGGTTGAAAATGCAGGTCAAAACACAGGTCAAATTGTCGCACGCATAGATAATAAAGCGGTGACTGCCGATGAATATATAGAAGAAAACAAAGATGATCTCAGGGAAAAGTATCCTGATGCAGAAATTTTCTTAACCACAATCGTCCAGGGTCCTCCGACAGAAGCACCTGTAACCGTAAAATTAAGCGGTGAGGATTTCTACAGACTGAATGATATTAAGAATGAGCTTGCAGGTAAAATTCAGAAAGCGGACAACGGCTTGATTATTGACAATGTAAAAGCATCCCTTTCATCCATCCAATATAATCTTGACCGTGATGCTTTAACTGAAAATGGGTTAGACCCTAAATTCATCAGTGATCAAATTCGTTTAGTAACAGAAGGCATTCCTATAGGCACCTTTAAATCTGATAACAAAAACATTGATTTAGTGATGAAGCAGGACACGGAGATTCATCAGGAAGGAATACAGCTGGGTGAAATCGAGGTTCCTCTTCAAACAGAAGGTCCGGTTCCCCAAACAGCGCCAATCAGTGACTTTTTGGAAACAGACACCATTGAACAATATCAAACGATTCCCCATGAAAATGGTGAAAGGACCATTACCCTGAAAGCTTATCCGGGAGAATCAGAAACATTTAAAGAAGATGTTGCAAAAATAGTAAATGAATTTAAAAATCAATATGCAGATGAAGGCTACAGCCTGACTCTAGGAGGAGAAAATGACGATCAGACGCAATTCTTTATCGAAATCAGTCTTCTCTTCCTGGTCGTTCTTGTCTTGATTTACATGACTATTGCGTTTCAGTTTAATTCCCTTTCACTGCCGCTGCTTGTCCTTGGAACTGTTTACTTAGCAGTAGCCGGAGCTGTCGCCGGACTGTTTGTGACACAGACTCCATTCAGTTTCATGGCAACAATGGGGATTGTGTCTCTTGCAGGAATTGTAGTCCGAAACTCTGTCGTGCTGTTTGAATTTATAGAACAGCGGATCAAAGCGGGCTATGGCCGTACGGAAGCTGTTCTGGAAGCGGGAAGAGCTAGAATACGTCCTATCCTTCTGACGGCATTCACTGCTTTAGTGGCTCTGCTGCCTGTTGCATTCAGCAGCGATCCATTATTCAAACCGCTTGCCATCAGCATAGTATCCGGGGTCCTGTTCTCAACAATTCTGACGCTGCTGATCGTTCCTGCTTTATATATAGTCGTAGATAAGCTTCGTACGAAAAGAAGAAAAATATAA
- a CDS encoding LTA synthase family protein, translating into MSLNNRKNMVMFLLTVGLITVFWMFKTLYFVHEMELSPHKKYILVASAGFALCLTSLLVTGRSKLKFITAFIIYFILSFILYADAVYERYYDAILNVKLLGQADQLGHVKDSIISLIYPADYLYWIDVLLAAVLLIVYYLIKQNEQRKAFSRIAFGLGAAAILFTSFYPLKDTFSDQYKVSLTGVLPAHIYDVKQNMLKQAFAKETFLNDKKQIQELQSYFSENQELQKESPYYGKFKGKNVIVIQAESLNTFPIGLKVNGEEVTPNLNDLIGESHYYPNTYLQIGRGNTSDAEFVSNNSLYPMAPKGVYNAYPFNEYMSLANVLKREGYSTSATHGNNPDFWNRHQAYPEQGYQTFYHKNHPKITADEIVGLGISDESIFNQMAEIYTEDKKPFYNFIVSLTNHRPFVMPKDHQYLNLPKRFEGTNTGHYLQSTKYFDETIGLFIEDLKRKNLWDDTIFVVYGDHYGPLPMDKDEINKLIAVDFNEKEQFNIPLIIHHPGQTEGAVNEVTASQMDIFPTITSLLGIDQKLIQFGKPLDADHEGFAGFAYETTRYSFYSDSYDYIASHDGVFSSGKCIDNKTKKQTDIEACRENYNKLYKDIELSTMFLENDLITKLY; encoded by the coding sequence TTGTCATTAAATAATAGAAAGAACATGGTCATGTTTTTGCTGACCGTAGGGTTGATCACCGTTTTCTGGATGTTTAAAACCCTGTATTTTGTACACGAAATGGAATTATCGCCTCATAAGAAATATATCCTAGTTGCCTCTGCCGGTTTTGCTTTATGTTTAACAAGCCTCTTAGTAACAGGAAGATCAAAATTAAAATTCATCACCGCATTCATCATCTATTTCATTCTATCTTTTATCCTATATGCAGATGCTGTTTATGAACGGTATTATGATGCTATTTTAAATGTAAAACTGCTTGGGCAGGCTGATCAGTTAGGGCATGTGAAAGATTCAATTATATCCCTTATCTATCCGGCCGATTATTTATACTGGATTGATGTCTTGCTGGCTGCTGTTTTGTTGATTGTTTATTATTTAATCAAACAGAATGAACAGCGTAAAGCGTTCAGCAGAATTGCCTTCGGACTTGGAGCAGCAGCTATATTATTTACTTCTTTTTACCCTTTGAAAGATACATTTTCTGATCAATATAAAGTCTCATTAACAGGAGTTCTTCCTGCCCATATTTACGATGTGAAACAAAATATGCTTAAACAGGCTTTTGCTAAGGAAACCTTCCTTAATGACAAAAAACAAATTCAAGAACTGCAGTCGTATTTCAGTGAAAATCAAGAATTGCAGAAAGAATCACCTTATTACGGCAAATTTAAAGGGAAAAACGTCATTGTCATTCAAGCAGAATCTTTAAACACGTTCCCAATCGGACTGAAAGTGAATGGGGAAGAGGTCACTCCGAATTTGAATGATTTGATTGGAGAAAGTCATTATTATCCGAATACTTATCTGCAAATTGGACGCGGTAATACGTCTGATGCAGAATTTGTTTCAAATAATTCTTTATATCCAATGGCGCCTAAAGGTGTTTATAATGCATATCCTTTTAACGAATACATGTCGCTCGCGAACGTTTTAAAACGGGAAGGATATTCAACCAGCGCAACCCATGGCAATAATCCTGATTTCTGGAATCGCCATCAAGCCTATCCGGAACAAGGGTATCAAACGTTTTACCATAAAAATCACCCGAAAATTACAGCGGATGAAATTGTTGGACTTGGTATTTCGGATGAAAGTATATTTAATCAAATGGCTGAGATATACACAGAAGATAAAAAGCCTTTCTATAATTTCATTGTCTCGCTTACCAACCATCGTCCTTTTGTTATGCCGAAAGACCATCAATATTTAAATCTTCCAAAAAGGTTTGAAGGCACGAATACAGGTCATTATTTGCAGTCTACAAAATACTTCGACGAGACAATTGGTCTATTTATCGAAGATTTGAAAAGGAAAAACCTGTGGGACGATACAATCTTTGTTGTATATGGCGATCACTATGGACCGCTGCCAATGGATAAAGATGAAATCAATAAACTGATTGCTGTGGATTTTAATGAAAAAGAACAATTCAATATCCCGCTGATCATTCATCATCCCGGGCAAACAGAGGGTGCAGTCAATGAAGTAACTGCCAGCCAGATGGACATCTTTCCAACAATCACGTCTTTGCTTGGAATCGATCAGAAGCTGATTCAGTTTGGGAAACCTCTTGATGCTGATCATGAGGGCTTTGCAGGATTTGCTTACGAAACAACACGTTATTCGTTTTACTCTGATAGCTATGATTACATTGCTTCCCATGATGGCGTTTTTTCATCTGGTAAATGTATAGATAATAAAACCAAAAAGCAGACAGACATTGAAGCCTGCAGAGAAAATTATAACAAGTTATATAAAGATATAGAGTTATCAACGATGTTTTTGGAAAATGATTTAATCACCAAATTATATTAA
- a CDS encoding DoxX family protein, translating into MAKSVSKGRLLTSWVMSGLVILFMLFDSIMKFVKPVQVVEGTLSLGFEEHHIFIIGLLGLLSVILYLVPRTSLLGAVLLTGYYGGVIATHLRLDAPLFSHTLFPVYLAVIAWGGLWLRDETVRSLFPFRKQLSADKKIQSHI; encoded by the coding sequence ATGGCAAAAAGTGTTTCAAAAGGCCGCCTTTTGACTTCTTGGGTGATGAGCGGACTGGTTATCCTGTTTATGTTATTTGACAGTATTATGAAATTTGTCAAACCTGTTCAGGTTGTTGAAGGAACCCTTTCGCTTGGTTTTGAGGAGCATCACATTTTTATCATTGGATTGCTTGGGCTATTATCTGTGATTCTGTATCTTGTACCGCGGACTTCTCTCTTGGGAGCAGTACTCCTGACCGGCTATTATGGAGGCGTTATCGCTACACATTTACGATTGGATGCCCCGCTCTTTTCTCATACTTTGTTTCCGGTATATTTAGCTGTTATAGCATGGGGAGGCTTATGGCTGCGGGATGAAACCGTGCGCAGTCTATTTCCGTTTAGGAAACAGCTTTCAGCTGACAAAAAGATTCAATCACATATTTAA